The Chanodichthys erythropterus isolate Z2021 chromosome 5, ASM2448905v1, whole genome shotgun sequence sequence CGAATGTCAAATTGACTTATTTTTCAAGACAAGTCGTGATCAAAATTGATCACTAGAGATTTCTTTGTTCGTCTAGGTTTCGGTCTCGCATGTAATGCACCAAATGTGTATGGGCTGATGATGTAAAACTATGGTGACCATATGTGCCATTTTCTCAGGACACGTCCTGTCCAGGATTtctaagttgcataaaatgtagttttggttttgttttcatatttgcaGAAGgtaatgattaaaaaattattttaccaATAGCGTGCATTATACATAATCGACCAATCGTGGCTTGCGAGAAGGCTGGATCTACAGAGACCGATCAAAGCATTGCAAATACgacaacattttaatgcattgcatgAAGACTGTCGATAAGAACAGTGGCTTGCACAGACCTCCGTTTAGAAATCACGTTCCGGGGGCACATCAATATGACCACTTTCACGATTAAAGAGGCAAGGGCTTAAGCCATTTTAGGCAATTTAGAAATCCTGGATAGGAAGCATCCTGGGAAAATGGCACATATGGAAAAACTCCAGACAagttagtttaagtttttcatctaatagttatattttattttatttcagcttcattCCAGTTAACAAATtagttttaggtttagttaacaataataaccctgatAAGAGTGCAGTACGCACTCCAAGCACCTCTTTCTCACATGCTTCTTCGCTCTCTGTTCTTGTTTGACTGTCCACATAGTTTCTATTCTTTGCACGATGCATTTCTCTCAGGTGCAGGTGAATGAGAATAAAGTGGAGGAGGTCCGTTTGCGTCCTGTGTTCACCATTGCAACTAAGCGGATGCCGGTCACCGAGGGAGTGGTGGAAGTCAAGAATAAGGACGGGTGGGCTCAGATCTGCGATAATGGTTGGACACCCAAAAATTCTCGAGTGGTTTGTGGCATGATGGGATTCCCTCACGAGAAGAAGGTCAACAAGAACTTCTACAAGTGAGTGTTCATGACATGTAGAAGACCTCTGACAGGTTGTAGGGCGGGAATCAATTTTATCCATCAGGATTGTGATTGGCCAATgaaacattgttacaaaaaaccCTGTTAAAACCAGTTTTACACAGATGAATGTTGCTCTATTTAGAGCAacatcctgtgtgtgtgtgtatgtgtgtgtggcatCTCACTATACTGTGGCTGTTTAGCCAGTGTGAGTGGAAATTATGTTTACTTTCTCAGTCATCTGTGAAATGCAGTTTAGCTCAGCAACATACACACAGTTTAAACCACAGACAAACACTTAGACAAGGAAACTATTGCATATTGCATGCACACTAATTAGAAGAAAGTACACTGGATTCTCATCCTTCAAATCCAGTGGAATGTTacaagaatgtttgtaaccttTGAGACCTTTGTAAAACACATATGGctttacacacatacactaGTGAAGATTTGATAATGAGAAGAAGCTTAGAGGATGTCTGTGTCTCCATATTTTCCATATGTTGTTTTATTGACTACATTAAGGTTTCATTTCTCAAGCCGTCTCTCTAAGGCACGTACGCACCATTACCTACCCCACATTCTTGAATCAATGGCACACTGTGACTGATGATGTTTCCATAACCTCAGAAAATCAGAATCCGAAAAAATGTCACAGGCTCCATTAAATATCCCGAAaactataatattttaatggaaCTTTAATGGAATTCTTTTTGAATTCCAGCATTGTAAAAGAACAGTctgatttatgttttatttttgataaaaaagcAAAGCAAGTTTCTTTCTGCAATGCTATGACTTTGTTAGAGCTGGCCAGGTCAAAATAACATACAAAAtacaatcaaattaaaataacaaaatgttagagtaaatatggaaaaatattatttttatatatattcattttatattcccttttagcatacttttaaaaagagtgtttattatggaaataatatactttaaaagaatgtACTCAAGTATGAATGTaaagttttactttttaattttaattacttgaaaatgtattatagtttaaaattatattaaatgaagTTAGCTGAACTTTGTGGTTTTTTTGACCATCTTAAGTAGGAATTAGGTACATCTTTatttgtaatttcataattactattataattttaaagctcaatttactgacaagcatttttggtaaactaaaatatactttaatgtaaacTTGTGTcatgtatatgaatatatttgtaatgacgaagttgcaatttagtacatttaaaatgctgtaaaaatcgATTCATCGCATCTCACATAAAAATTTGTAAATatactgtttgtgtgtgtgtgtgtgtgtgtatatatatatatatatatatatatatatatatatatatatacacacacacacacatattatatatttacaaacttatgttagatgcacttaatcgcaattaatcgatttgacaacattatttaaaatctaactatataactttaaaatataacattaatattgaatagcactacagttaaaatgaaaatgaaaagtaCTTTACTTGTGCTTTAATGAGTCACTCAACATCACAATAAGTGTACatctttaaagcatgacaaaagattattaaaacaatgatttagaatgtactttacagtaaaacttttaattagTCATCATTACAAAGTGcagtttttaaaagtgtgtCAAGTATACTATCTTTAAGttcacttaagtggccttttatttcattattattattttatctgcaAGTACATTACAAGGGCACATTCAATACAAATGAGCAAACTTTATGACCATTTCTATCAAGGGTTAACTTATGGTGATGCTATACAACCTTTCCCCTCTCAAACAGCCTGAACTGTCCTGAAGTGGACAAAGAGAAAGAGTATGTGTGCTTGACCCCATTTCCCTGTTTTCAACAGGCATCTCAGAAAGAGATCTGCTGAGCCAAAAGCTAAAGTTAAAGTAACAGCGGCCAGGTACCATCTGAGGGAAAGAAACCAGTAGTGTTCTTTCCCTAGAAGACTGAAACACATAGTGTGGCTTAAGTAGTGATCTTAAACGCAGCGCTATTAGTTTTTGTCATCCTCTAACTAACTTCAATCTAATGTGTGTTTTAGTCAATTATCCTATTTTGTGAATGAGTTGTTGATTTGCTCTCTcagtgaggtgtgtgtgtgtgtgagagtatatCTGAGAGAGTGGAGGACGAAACATTTCCCCATGAAGAACTTATTACCATCTGTTAGTTTTACTCACATAGTTTTGAGATGAGGCTGTGCTTGTGTAAGAGTAAAAGCTTTCAGAGGGAGGTTTCTTGAAACGGACACCCTCGTGATAATACTAACACAAATCCCGTTCTTTTGCTTCCTGCATGTTTACCTAAGATATGTGCGCTTCTAAGTGTGCTTGTTTCAGTGTATATAACAGGCGTGGGAAAGTGAAATCACCActaacaatttttttaattgatgtGGTATTTTAAAGTTTCTGTTACTGACTCTTAACGTAATTATTATATACcaaataataattcatttaGTTGGTTTCCTCACAGCATCTtgttaaatcttaaaaaaaataaaaagacttACATTTCATTTCCCTCTTTCCCATGCAGCTGGTATGTATATGTGTGCACATGCATGCTGGATGTTGCAGTGGACATTTAAGTGTTTTGAATGCTTAATGGATGTTTGCATTACAGGCAGGGGCCCAAAGCTAAGACTATCACTAAAACTAGTTCTAAGCATAAACTGGGCAAATCAGCTGCAGCTAAAAGGTAAccttggtaaaaaaaaaaagggaaacatACTTTACTTTCTTGTCTCAGACCTTTCTAACcttctgttttgttttctaaatataAATGTGTCGCCAGTCAGAATTCTGAGGCCTACAAAACCTCTAACAAATTATAGAAAGTGGTTGAAGTcttctgaaataaaaatatatagaaatacactgccattcagaagtttggagtcagtaagataattgttttaaagaaatttgtacttttattaaaagtgacatatttaaacttttttttttcctgtaaaaaaatatgtattcatgccttaaagggattgttcacccaaaaatgaaaatttgatgtttatctgcttacccccagtgcatccaagatgtaggtgactttttttcttcagtcgaacgcaaattatgatttttaactgcaaccgctgccgtctgtcagtcaaataatagcagtgattgggaacttgaacaataagagtcgaaaaaacttccatagacaaatccaaattaaaccctgcggctcgtgacggcacattgatgtcctaagacacgaaacgatctgtttgtgcgagaaaccgaacagtatttatataattttttacctctaatacaccactatgtccaacttcgttcaggtGAGGTCTAGTCAACGGaagctctgacaacggaagtgatgtctcgcgctcattgaagtatatgggtgagacatcacttccgtcaacagaacgtgttttttgacctcactaacaggaagctgaacgaatatggacatagtggtgtattagaggtaaaaattatataaataatataaattataaattatataaataatcgtttcgtgtctaaggacattaatgtgtcgtcacgagccgcaggttttaattttgatttgtctaagcaagttttatttactgttatagatgaagttcccaatcactgctattatttgactgacagacggcagcgcttgcagttaaaaatcataatttgcattcgactgaagaaaaaaagtcatctacatcttggatgccctgggggtaagcagataaacatcaaattttcatttttgggtgaactatccgtttaaaaatagcctaaatgtaactctacacccttgcttcattaactattttgatcaaataaatgcagcctttagcagaaacttctttcaaaaacattaaaaaactgtACCGACCCCAAatctttgaatggtagtgtacattttGTTGTATGTCattgttaatattaaattactgtccaaaattaatataattcaGCAAGCATCTCCAATATTTCCATGAACAAAATCAGAGAAAAGGAATGTGTAGCTTATAAAAATTGTGTATCTATACAAGAATATTGCAGCAGCTGTTGAATGTGTAAACATCTTTCTCAGAATAAAGGCTTAACCTGAATATGGACCTTAATGTGAAAATGACATGCATGGAAACATGGTAAGTGTCTTTTTCACTTCTCCTCTCTCAGGCTGTATGCTGAGCGGCAGAAGAATCACTTCCTGGTTCATTCAGTGGCATGCTTAGGCACAGAAGTGCACTTGGCTGCATGTCCTCTAGAGTTTAACTATGGCAATGCCACAGAGTCGTGTCCTGGAGGAATGCCTGCTGTGGCCAGCTGTGTACCTGGGCCACTGTACGCACAGAGCGCTACCATGAGGAAGAAACTTAAGATGCCGGTAAAGTGTGTTCATGTGTATGATACATGCAATAGACTCACTTTTACATGTATTTACACTGTGGTCCCCACTGTTTCATTTCAGTCTGCTATACGCCTGAAGGGTGGAGCGAAACATGGCGAGGGTCGTGTCGAGGTGTTGAAGGGCAGCGAATGGGGGACGGTTTGTGATGATCGCTGGAACCTGCTCTCTGCCAGCGTCGTATGCAGAGAATTAGGCTTCGGCTCTGCCAAAGAAGCCCTCACAGGTGCTCGCATGGGACAAGGTGAGAATGCAAAGGAGAGACCAGAAAAGATTAggagaaagattttttttttgcctgcaGTGATGGAATGCATGGAATGCTTTATTACCTGACCAGTGACTTGGACTCTTATCTCTGAGGTCATCAGAGATAACAACCCATCACTGAATATATAAATGCCCTAATTTATTACCTGACTGCCTGGAATATTTCATTCTGACTGGTCAGTTGCTACAATCTGCAGCCATATATAATAAACAGGAATTATATAACTGACCTTTGTCCCTGGCAAACCAGTCTCCTATATAGCTATATGCTAGTTATAGCTTAATGCTTAATGGGTTATTTCACCTAAAAACGAAAagtatcccataatttactcaccctcaaaccatcctaggtgtatatgactatcttccttcagtcaaacacaatatattaaaaatatgctgGCTCTTCCCAATAGTAACTGAGATTTAACTCTTatgcccaaaaaagcacatccatccatcataaaacgaatccatacgactccaggtggttaataaaggccttcttaaGCAAAGTGATGcagttttgtaagaaaaatatccataattttttttttttttttttttcaattatttgtTAGTATGAATGTGCCATTCTATGCATATACTTCTGTGTTTTCTCTCAGGATTTGGGCCTATCCATATGAATGAGGTGCATTGCACTGGTCATGAGCGCTCTCTATTGAACTGCCGCTATAAAAACATCACTACTGAGGACTGCAAACACACTGAAGATGCTTCGGTCCGCTGCAATGTCCCATATATGGGCTATGAGAAGACGGTCAGAGCAACATATACATTTGTTATAATAGGTTTATATGCACTGTTTAAATGTGCAAAAGTATTTTTACATGtgctaattttatttcatttatgtcatgtcatgtctGTCATTCTGATGTTTTCAGAAACTCTATTTTACATCCACTTGCATCTATTGCTTGTTTCTCAATTCAAGGAGAACGCAGCAAtgatcaaatgaatgaatgatgttGTGCTCAATATTCATTTTGACTCAAAATGGATGACTTGAGTGGTATCATTGTCTGTATCAAGAGACAATTACTGGAATTAATCATCTGTTGTGATTTACAATGACTGATCTCAACAGATGCAACATACCTTTATGCATGTAGGGGTCACCAAGGATAGTTGTCACACactatacaatatatatatatggtccaGTTATACCAAAACTAATTTTAAAATTCAGATAtcatacatttttgcaaaagcTGTTTGGAAACAcatgaacaaaataaaacaacactgacatacacttttttctttcattcagcaaggacatgttgatcaatacaactgatcaaaaataacagtaaaggcatttataatattacaaaacatctACTTCATAtaaattcatcaaagaatcctgaaaaaagaatattggtttccacaaaaatatatatatttttattttagttttcaactttgataataataataaatgtttcttgagcagcaaatcagcacattagaataatttctgaagcatcatgtgacactaaagactggagtaatgatgctgaaatttgtttttttttttgtagccaaaactgacttttaaaataaaaaaacaaaaatgcaaccTGAGAAAAGGTGTGACAATTAGCCCTGGTCTCCCCTAAAATCTAATTGAACTCCCTCTTACCCCTCGTCCCTGGTTGTGCTATGCTCAGGTGCGCATCTCAGGGGGCCGAACTCGCTATGAGGGCCGTGTGGAGGTGTTGCAAACTGAGGCCAATGGGACGTTGCGCTGGGGCCTGATCTGTGGAGAAGGCTGGGGCACTGAGGAGGCCATGGTTGTGTGCAGGCAGCTGGGCCTCGGGTACGCCAACCATGGTCTACAAGTAGGATGCTAACAGTAACAGCAATACACACTTGCATGCTAACAATACCTTGAACTTTCTGCTACCATCAAAAAAAGTTCAGATGGTGCTGGCTTACACACTCCCGCATACATATTCAAAGCCTTGAACTTTGAAAACCACATGAAAACACAGAGTCAGTGCGTGTTGTACAGGGACAGAAATAACCCTGCTGAAAAGATCAGTCAGCTCTATCCACGTTTGCTAATGAACAACTTGGTTATACTAGATAGACCAGCACCAAACTAGTACTAACCAGTCATGCTGTTCTATACTAAGGCCTCTTTTATAAAGACATGCATGGAATGATCCTAAATGTGAACGAACAAAAATTTCCGAAATGTTCCTACTAATGATTTATGGAATAACATACACAGAGACACAAACAATTatccttaaaggtgcagtaaatgatttctgagaaatgctgtGGAAAATTTAATGGGGgctttcattttgatttcacttttttaactgtagttagtgtaaaataaagttcaatgcaaagggagatattttcttttgtagaaaccgctttttaaggactacaaaaaatggctggtaggaactacaacaagcttcttcctgggttggtgacatcacaaaccccacaATTAACATATGCCCTGTCCCTGAGAACATGCAGGCCATGTTGGGCCCCTttagaggaagaggaagagttgttgtagtagagtgttgttgacatgccgtcattttacaccaaactgcttcacaaacgagagtcaattcaacactggatttgcacaaaagattaacatgacagcacatgctagtcgatgagattaatcaactccacaacaactacataaatttatccactaaccattcagaaacgtccagttgcattctaaaagttgtaatttCTTCCTGAGTTTCAAATATCATCAGTGTTTCACAGAAATCGCTTAATACACCTTTAATGCATCCCACTTTATAAATCACAGTTTATCTTTAATTCAAGCGCATGTTCTTCATTTGGCATACTTataagatttcttttttttttttttttgcctttatgAATCCCAATTTGTTCCTTAACATGGGATAAAAACCATGAAATTTAGGATCGGATGAGATTGTATGTGCGTTTTATAAATGAGGTCCTTGGCCTTTTCAGCAGGGACGTCTGTCTTTGTATGTGGGTAAGCATCGAATGGCAGGAGCCAGATTGGTGAGCGTGGTCAGATATGAGTGTGTTTGACGTTGCGTAGGTTGTGATTTCAGGTGCGTCTGTCAGGTGGGAGGTCACAGTATGAAGGGCGAGTGGAGGTGCGGGTGGGGCAGCGTTGGGGCAGTGTATGCAGTGAGGGCTGGACCACCAAAGAGGCCATGGTGGCATGCAGGCAGCTAGGGCTGGGGTTCAGCATGCATGCTATTACAGTGAGTACATGACATACACACATGCTGACGCAGACGCAGCTGTTTTCCTTCACCAGGAATGTTGTTTTTAGGCAACATGAATGATTAGGAATAAgatgtttcttgtttttttggAAAATAAGTTGAACACTTTTGTGGTAACTCTGTATAGACTAGAACAGCCATTGACGGTCTGGATGCTTGGCCCTGTTTTTGTTATGTGGTGCGGGCCCACTATACAATTCTGGGTCATATTTTACCCCAAAATAAAGTAATCATAGAAATAATATTTTAGGACCAAGATTTTTTGcatatggcattattttcataataaatgAGCACCCCCTCCCCCATTCTCATTACCataatgcaataaataaataatcttttgTTAAGTATAATTTCttattctttaattttaatttttttattttagagttAAGTGTAATCTGGTAATGTTTTTCCCCAAAATAAGGAAATTatagaaataatattttaaatatatgaatgcgagacaaatttcatctagtggaaacatttggtactgcgcccaaacaaaatcttactgaaagctcatttttttaAGATATCAAGCTCTAATTTGGAGCACAACTTGTTTAGATGTATTGCTTTAATTTTCTCACAAGAGTAAaccatgttttggaaaatatatatttcaaatacaatttaaaaataatatttttgtacatttttccaAAATCATAATCTTAAACTTTATAACTTTTTCTTAGTTtcaaattttttcttttttatcttttttctttctttctttgaattttaattttaattttgagatGAAGTATGACTTGGTcatgttttaaagaaattatagaaaatacatttttagaacCAAGGCATTTtgaattg is a genomic window containing:
- the loxl3b gene encoding lysyl oxidase homolog 3B isoform X3, yielding MHFSQVQVNENKVEEVRLRPVFTIATKRMPVTEGVVEVKNKDGWAQICDNGWTPKNSRVVCGMMGFPHEKKVNKNFYKLYAERQKNHFLVHSVACLGTEVHLAACPLEFNYGNATESCPGGMPAVASCVPGPLYAQSATMRKKLKMPSAIRLKGGAKHGEGRVEVLKGSEWGTVCDDRWNLLSASVVCRELGFGSAKEALTGARMGQGFGPIHMNEVHCTGHERSLLNCRYKNITTEDCKHTEDASVRCNVPYMGYEKTVRISGGRTRYEGRVEVLQTEANGTLRWGLICGEGWGTEEAMVVCRQLGLGYANHGLQETWYWDSSNVTEMVMSGVKCTGDEMSLSQCQHHRTVSCQKANARFSAGVICSETASDLVLNAPLVQQTTYIEDRPLHMLYCAAEEDCLSKTAAKANWPYGHRRLLRFSSQIHNIGRADFRPKAGRHSWVWHACHGHYHSMDIFTHYDLMSANGTKVAEGHKASFCLEDTDCEEGVSKRYECANFGEQGITVGCWDLYRHDIDCQWIDITDVKPGNYILQVVINPNYEVAESDFTNNAMKCNCKYDGHRIWVHNCHIGDAFSEEAEKKFEKYPGQLNNQIS